CGAACACTTTATTTCCGCGCCTTAGTTTTGGAAGGAAAAAAGTTCCTGATTAGCGCCGAACCTCAGTCTGCGTCGCATGATTTGCAGCCGGCAGGATATTCAGCGAGTCGCGCATCACTGGGAGCAGCCCGCCGTCGGGTCCGAATTGACTGTCGAAATGGACGTCGCTCCGCTGTTAGCGACGATCGTGCATCGCATCGCTGTGCTTTCACGGAGATGCACTCAAACGCCAACCGAATCCCTGCGAACAGCCAGGTGTTCGGCACCTGCTCAGTCGCGCGCGCCGCGCGGCGGTGAAACGCGGGGAAAAGCGACGGAAAAAGACCGCCGCGACCCGGGCCGAATTGGAGGCCATGCTGGCAATGTGCGACGACTCGCTGGTTGGTATTCGCGATCGTGCCCTGCTGCTGTTCGTCCTTGCCAGCGGCGGGCGCCGCCGCAGCGAAATCGCTGTTGTCGAGATGGCCTCGTTGCAGCGTGTCGGTGCGCAGCAAGTTGGCGACATGACAGTACCAGAGGCGAAGCGCCTGCGTGAGCTGGAGACGGAGAATAGCCAACAGCCAATAGCCCGGGCATGCGCAGTGGCGCCAGCATCGCTCATGCGTCAATGTGAACAGATCCGGAGATCGTGACGCCACTTTGAACTTCGTCAGTCCGATACAGTTCGAGAGACTGGCATGCTGATCCACTCAGGCAAGCCCGCTCATGGCTAGGCGCTTGGGGTACGAAATTCAGGGCAAGGTCAAGTTGGGCTTTGCCGCTTCAAGTGATGCCATTTGACCCCTCGGACTGGGAGGGATGTCATACGAAACTATTCTCCGACCAATGGTCTTCGTGCTTCAACGCACTTCACCGCGAAATACATGTCACTTGAAAGCCTTGGTCAGCGCCTCGAACTGCGTTTGTAGTGATTTGTCGTGCGGCGTGATTACCGGGATTTCACGCGTGATGCCCAGTAACTCGTATACCGCCATTTGTGCCGCGCGCACCGAATATTCAACAGTGAATACCACGTCATCCGCAATCTCGACGAATTGGCTAATGAAGGCAAAATTCTTCGTGCCGAGGGGAACCGGTAGCGGGCGATCGCTACGCATACGCGGCATGAACATGCTGGTGATGTAAGGCATGCGGCACGGAATGCAGTTCGCCGACTCGACCGTGTCGAGGTCAAAACGCAGGTGACCGCAGAGCTCCTGGAGGATTTCCGCACCGCTGCAATCGGCCATCGGTTTCGCCACGAAATTTCCGATCCGGTCCGGCAGCAGGCTGTATCCCCAGAACACCTGCACGTCCGCCGGTTGATTCGCGAAGTGCGGTTGATGCGCCAGCACGATCGACATCAACCAGTTCGAATCCTTGAACGTTACCAGTCCACCGGTCCCCGCCTCGTTGCCACTGAATTGGCTCATCAAATCGAAGAATGCCGGGTCCTTCAATGTAACTGTGAACGACTCCCAACACGACTGCGCGATACAACTATTGAACGCCGCAGGATTGCCGAATTGCGGCCTGCCCTGCACCAGTTTTTCCCATAGCCCCCAGCCCTCGCTATCGGCTTTGCTGAGTTTGGACGGCGCGGTGGTCATCGATCCCAGACTGGATGCATCCGTCATCGAGGCGTTTTGCACAAACACCAGATCATCGGCATTGACGGTGATCACTTCGCTCACTGCACCACGCCGGCAATGGATTGCGTTGACCTTGAACTTGCCATCCTCGGTGGCGTGATCGAGCTCGGTCACCTTGCAGCCTGTGATCAGCCGCACGCCTTGCGCATCGAGCCATTTCTGCAGCGGCAGAACCAGTGAATCGTATTGGTTGTAGATCGTTCGCTTGACACCCGCAAGGGTGTCGATGCGTGAGAATTCAAGCATGAACCGATGTAGGTAACGCTTGAATTCAATGGCGCTATGCCAAGGCTGAAACGCAAATGTGGTAACCCACATGTACCAGAATTCGGTCTCGAAAAACGGAGGCGAAAGCCAGTCGGTAATGCGACTTGCTGCCAAGGTATCTTCATCGGCATTGCTGAGTTTGAGTAATTCGAGGCGATCCTGCATCGAGAATCCCATCGATGTCACCTTGACCTTTGCACGACGACGATCAACCAGCCGCGCCATCGAATGCGCGAGGTGTTTTTCGTTGAAGTCCACGGTCTCCTCAAACACCGTTTTGCCCTTGGTGATCAGGGAGGGAATCGACTTGAACAGATCCCAAGTGCACTCGTAATTGTCAGTAGTCAACATGCGACCGCCGCGCAATGAATATCCGGCCACCGGATCGCCGCTGCCGTCGAGACTTCCACCGAGCAACGGCATCGCTTCGAGTATCGAAATATTGCTACCGCGCATTCCGCCATCCCGAATCATGAAAGCCGCTGCGGCCAATGATCCTATTCCGCCACCCACGAGATAGGCTTTCGATGTCATGTTCATATTGTTATGGCCAGCTGAGAATTATTTTCTGATCATGGATGCTCGCGGCGCTTTTGTATGTTCGTCATCCCACACACGCGCGTCCGATTCCGAAAAAAGAACGACAATCAGCGCAAGGTGTTACGGACAAATTACAAGCGTGTGTTCGGCGGCGCACAGAGTCGCAGTCCATTTCCGCGTAGCCTGAATTTCAAATCACCGCAGACATTCCGAGAAATTGGCATGGCTGCATCGCTGGATTTCAACAGCTCACGAGGTTAAGGAGATAGCGCATGCACAGCACCGCTCGCAATATAGTTCTGGTCGCAAGTATTACACTGGGTCTGGCTGGCTTAGGCAGCGCGTTTGCGGCGGAGCCAAAATCTGCAGATACAAAGATCGAACAAATCGCCGATGTGCGTCGCGAGGCTCAGATCATGACCACCTACGGCATGAATCGGCATCTGCGCGACTTCAATCTTTCGGTGACAGTGGACGGCAACAAAGCCGTGCTTGATGGCACTCTCCAAGACGGCGTTGCCAAGGATCTTGCCGAACAGATTGCGATGGGCGTGGATGGTATCCGGCATGTGGATAACCGCATTGTCGTCGACGCCAACTACGTGCTGCCTCAGCGCGTGAGCAGTGAGCGCAGTTTTGGCGAGAAAGTGGAAGACGCCACCATTACGGCCACGATTAAGTCCAAGCTGCTGTGGAATTCGAACACCGATGGTCTGGACATCCATATCGATACAAACAATGGCAAAGTCACGCTGAGCGGCAGTGTCAGCAGCGATGTTGAAAAGAGTTTGGCGGGGCGCATCGCGAAAGAGAGCGACGGCGTTGTCGGTGTGAAGAACGAGCTTGCGCTCGTCAATAAATCCGATACGGTCATGAAGCCCCAGCCGGCGGCAGCCAATCAACAGCCAACCATGTCAGATGCGTGGGTCACCGCAAAAGTAAAATCCTCGCTGATGCTCACTCGTGGCGTCGATAGTCTGGACATTAAAGTCACGACCCGCGATGGCGTGGTGTCATTACAGGGTGTCGTTGATTCCACGGCGGAGCGCGAGCTCGCGATACGGGTCGCCCAAGACATCCGCGGCGTGAAGAAAGTTGACGCCAGCAGTCTCAAAACCAGCTGATACGAATACATTTGGCCGTATAGATTTCCAAACTTGAAGGCACCGATATGCGTACAAACACCACACGCGGCAAATGGTCGCAACTGCGAAGTCAGCAACGATCGTTATCAAGCGACTGGTTTTCCGCGCCCTACCCACCTGAGGAACATCGCGGCCATCACGCGAGCAACACAGAAAATCGCAGCGCCACTGACGAGCAAAGTTCACAGGCCAAAGTTAGCGAGTTCAAACGCTTGCTGCACTAGCTGCAGCTCTGCGTTGCGGGGCGGCGCGCGAACCGCGACGCCCGCCCTACTTGGTTACACCCAGTACAAATCCCTCCCCCACTCAACTGAGAGAAATCCATGAATACCAAAGAATTGAAGGCACAAATCCACAAGGGTACAGAGCGCATGGAACACGATGTCGCAGCCGTCGCAGCGAGTATTCACAATGGAACCGAAGCACTCGGAAAACAGCGCGACGATATCGAACACACGTTGCACGATGTCGGACACCGCCTTGCGCACCGGGGCAGGACGCTAGCCGCGGAAGCCAGCACGCCAGCAAATTTGCGGACATTGGCTTTGCTTGCCACGACGCTGGTCGCTGGCTTTTTCGTACTTCGCTCGCTACGTCATTAAGTGCAAACACGATCGCGCAAGTAATCGCCGACAGATGTATTGGACGGTGTCATCGTGTCATGGCACCGTTTCCTATTCGCCGAAAAATGGCGGTGAAGGCGATTTGTTATCCCATATCACGCGATATTCGCTAATGATGATTGCTGGGCGACCGGCAATTTCTAGCAGCATCTGTTCCGGTGTACTTCTTGATCCCGTGGCTCGATTCGAGGGATTTGTCGAGCACCAGGAATGGAAATGAGCGACCTATCACCCCTCTTAAAACATCCTTGGAAACTCCAGTTCGCTGGGTTATCGATGGTTGTGGCCATAGCGCTGGCCGTGCGCTGGTGGATCGGCCCGTCAGCCGCAATGGAAACTGTGGTCAGACGCGAATTTGTGCAATCGGTCGTCGCCAGCGGCCATGTCGAATCGCCGAATCGTGCGGATTTCGGTGCGCAGATTACCGGCACTGTTCTACGCGTACCCGTGGTCGAGGGCTAGGTAGTTGGCGCTGGTGATCTGCTGGTCGAACTCGAGTCGACCGAACTTACCGCCGCAAGCCATCAGGCCGACATCGCCATTGCGCAAGCCCAGGCGCGTCTGCGCCAGCTTAGCGAAGTTCAGGCGCCGATGGCCGAGCAAACGTTGCGCGAAGCGCAAGCCAATCTCGACAACGCACAGGCGACGCAGCGACGCAGCGACGCAATCAGGAGCATTTCCAAAAAGGATTTGTTGGACAAGCGCTCCTCGACGATGCGCGCAAAACCGTACAACTTGCCGATGCACAAGTCCGATCGACACGCATGAAGCTCGATACCACTCGCCCCGCGGGCAGCGATCGCGCCCTTGCGCTTGCCGATGTGGCCAGCGCCCAAGCGCGCGCTTGCATCGTCGCAGTGGAAGCGCTGCGTCATAGCCATGCGCACGCTCGACATCATGCATTAGCCCACAGCGACCATCACCACGAGAAGTAATGCCAATGTCCAATGCAAGGCGATCGAGGTTCGGCGATAGCGCAGATGGCTGCGAGTATCGAGAATCGAATTTAGAGCGCTACCATATCGGTAATCCCATAGTATGCGGACTGTCTCTCGCTCGTTGGTTTCGCTGCCACCCTCACCTCAAATTCGGTTTTGACCGGTCACATTGAGATTTTCCGCACAGTACGCAAACGCAAGGCGTTAGTGATCACCGAAACAGAAGAAAGGCTCATCGCAAGAGCCGCAATCATCGGGCTCAATAACCAGCCGAAAAACGGATACAACACACCCGCTGCGATGGGTATTCCCAGTGCGTTGTACAGAAATGCAAACGCCAGGTTCTGATGAATATTGCGAACCGTCGCTTTAGATAGACGGAGTGCGCGCAAGATGCCGGCGAGTTCACCTTTGATCAGCGTGATCTGTGCGCTCTGCTTGGCGATATCCGAACCGTTGCCCATCGCGATACCTACATCCGCGACGGTCAGGGCTGGTGCGTCGTTGACGCCGTCGCCGGCCATCGCCACACAGGCGCCCGCCGTTTTCGTACCCACTATCCACTCGGACTTTTTTGCTGGCGTTTGGCTGGCGTGGTATTCGTCTATACCGAGTTGCGAAGCAACCGCATGTGCCGTTGCTTCGCTATCACCTGTGAGCATGACGATGCGTAGTTTTTCGTCGCGCAACGCGATGAGAATCGCACGCGCACCCGGCTTGATCGGATCTTGCACCGCGACCAATCCTGCGAGTTGCCGGCCACGCGCCAAAAACATTACTGTCTTGGCATCCCGGCGCAGCTCATCCGCACGCTGTGCCAGCGATGCTGGATCGACACCGACGGACTGCATTAACTCGGCATTTCCGAGAGCTACGTTGACGGCGCCGATATCTCCGAGTACGCCTTGGCCGGTGACGGACGAGAAGTTGCTGACCTCGGAGTGGGCAACATTTCTACTTTTCGCAGCGTCGAGAATCGCTTGTGCCAACGGGTGCTCGCTCGCGGCCTCAAGCGAGGCGGCGATCATGAGCACGTCGGATTCGGCGAAACCGACGGTGGCGACCACATCTGTCAGTGCTGGTCTGCCTTCGGTCAACGTACCGGTTTTATCAAGCACCAGCACATTGATATGCGCCAAGCCCTCGATCGCAGCAGCATCGCGAAACAAAACGCCAGCCGCAGCGCCACGTCCACTCGCGACAGTGATGGAAATCGGCGTAGCGAGTCCGAGTGCACACGGACACGCGATAATAAGTACCGCAACCGCATTGACGATGGCGTAAGCCAAGCGTGGTTCAGGACCGACGAAGAGCCATACGACGAAAGTAAGCAATGCGATTGCGACGACTGTCGGGACGAAGAATGAAGCGATGCGATCCGCGAGTCTTTGCAGCGGCGCTTTCGACTGCTGCGCCTTGCCGACCAGCTCGACGATTTGCGCCAGTACGGTATCGTGCCCGATGCGATCGGCGCGCATTTTAAAGCTGCCGGTGCCGTTGACCGTACCACCGGTAACGCGGTCATCAGCGTGCTTCTCCACGGGTAAGGGTTCGCCAGTAAGGAGCGATTCGTCAACGCTGCTCGTCCCTCGAAGACGAAACCATCCACGGGCACTTTTTCGCCAGGTCGAACACGCAGCAAATCGCCAACCTTCAGCTGCTCGAGCGCGACATCTTCTTCATTGCTATCGGGCAGAATACGTCGTGCGGTCTTGGGCGCTAGATCAAGCAAATGGCGGATCGCCTGCGATGTTTTTCCGCGAGATCGCAATTCGAGCCACTCGCCGAACAACACCAGTGCGATGATGACACCGGCAGATTCGAAATAGACACCGACCATGCCGTATTGATCATGCATCGCCGGTGGAAACCACGATGGCAAAAATGTAGCCACAAGACTGAAACCGAATGCCACCACCACACCAAGACTGATCAAGCTATACATATTCGGCGACGCAATGACAAAACCTGTCCAGCCACGCCGGTAGTAAGACATGCCGGCCCAAAGCACCAGCGGCGCGGACAGCATGAGTTCGAGCCAGCGCGACAGATGAGCAGTGCTTTCTCTCATATGCATGCCGAAAAGATGCGGACCCATCGCGATCAGCAGGAGCGGAATCGCGAGCGCTGCCGCGACGAGCAACTTGCGGAGAACCTTGTCGAGTTCGATGTCACCCTGCCCGTCCTTCGTGACGACCGGCTCCAGTACCATGCCGCATTTTGGACAGCTGCCCGGGCCATGACGCTGAATTTCGGGATGCATCGGACATGTGTAAATCACGTCCACGGTGGGCATCTGAACAATCGACTCAGTGCTCACTTCAAATAGCGATCTTGGGTAACATTTGCGCGACACCGGCTTGAGCGACAGCGACGCACGAGATCGTCGTCTGCCGCTAACGTGTCGCATCCAAAGGCTCGAACTCCAAGCTCGGAAAAATGCAAAGAGATCGGTTCGAATGGGCTCGGGCTCAATTCGTCTGCTCGGCTTTTTTCCATCCGTCCGAGGGATTGAACGCCGTAATTGCAGCGGCAACAGTTTGCGAATCCTGCCCCAGATTCTTCTCGTATATCACACCTCCCTGATCGACCAGAAAGCTGGTAACTCCGGATGTGCCGTAACCGGCAGGATATTGCGGCCACCACCACGTTCCGTAGGCGACGGTCGGATCGTAATAAGGCACATAGACTTCGTTCGGGTTTGCTGGCGCGACATCAATGCTCTCGTTCGATTGAGTCGCGGCAATTTGCGCGTTTGAATTCAAATTGCCTGCGGCTTTTGCCTTTTGCCGCAGCATCTGCACCGTATCCATTACTTGTGCTTGTTGTGCGATAAACGCATCACCAAGGCGTTCGGTCCAGTCGATTTTTTGATCCAACGTTTGCAATACCTGTGGGAATGCAAGCAACGATTTGACGCTTGGGTCCCAATCTTGGTTATCGACTGCCTCGACTGCTGCCGTGCCATTGATCGTGGAGTTGTCGCTCGACCAACGGGCGGCCTGCACCACTTCCAGCGGATAGGTTGCCGCCATCAGAACTTGCGAAAGCAACGAGTCTGGGTACAGCGCGATCGGCGCTAGCATCTGATCGAGTTCTTGCTGAGTGAATGCCGGATTGCCGTCGGCTGTCGGCGTGGTCTTGGCAAACGCGCTCATCAGGACCAGCAGCAACGAAACAACGAAATAGCCTGCATACCTTTT
The sequence above is drawn from the Pseudolysobacter antarcticus genome and encodes:
- a CDS encoding oleate hydratase is translated as MNMTSKAYLVGGGIGSLAAAAFMIRDGGMRGSNISILEAMPLLGGSLDGSGDPVAGYSLRGGRMLTTDNYECTWDLFKSIPSLITKGKTVFEETVDFNEKHLAHSMARLVDRRRAKVKVTSMGFSMQDRLELLKLSNADEDTLAASRITDWLSPPFFETEFWYMWVTTFAFQPWHSAIEFKRYLHRFMLEFSRIDTLAGVKRTIYNQYDSLVLPLQKWLDAQGVRLITGCKVTELDHATEDGKFKVNAIHCRRGAVSEVITVNADDLVFVQNASMTDASSLGSMTTAPSKLSKADSEGWGLWEKLVQGRPQFGNPAAFNSCIAQSCWESFTVTLKDPAFFDLMSQFSGNEAGTGGLVTFKDSNWLMSIVLAHQPHFANQPADVQVFWGYSLLPDRIGNFVAKPMADCSGAEILQELCGHLRFDLDTVESANCIPCRMPYITSMFMPRMRSDRPLPVPLGTKNFAFISQFVEIADDVVFTVEYSVRAAQMAVYELLGITREIPVITPHDKSLQTQFEALTKAFK
- a CDS encoding BON domain-containing protein, whose protein sequence is MHSTARNIVLVASITLGLAGLGSAFAAEPKSADTKIEQIADVRREAQIMTTYGMNRHLRDFNLSVTVDGNKAVLDGTLQDGVAKDLAEQIAMGVDGIRHVDNRIVVDANYVLPQRVSSERSFGEKVEDATITATIKSKLLWNSNTDGLDIHIDTNNGKVTLSGSVSSDVEKSLAGRIAKESDGVVGVKNELALVNKSDTVMKPQPAAANQQPTMSDAWVTAKVKSSLMLTRGVDSLDIKVTTRDGVVSLQGVVDSTAERELAIRVAQDIRGVKKVDASSLKTS
- a CDS encoding DUF3300 domain-containing protein, which codes for MKRYAGYFVVSLLLVLMSAFAKTTPTADGNPAFTQQELDQMLAPIALYPDSLLSQVLMAATYPLEVVQAARWSSDNSTINGTAAVEAVDNQDWDPSVKSLLAFPQVLQTLDQKIDWTERLGDAFIAQQAQVMDTVQMLRQKAKAAGNLNSNAQIAATQSNESIDVAPANPNEVYVPYYDPTVAYGTWWWPQYPAGYGTSGVTSFLVDQGGVIYEKNLGQDSQTVAAAITAFNPSDGWKKAEQTN